One Gloeothece verrucosa PCC 7822 DNA window includes the following coding sequences:
- a CDS encoding virulence-associated E family protein, whose amino-acid sequence MYSSFYHPNKEKTTRNRFIISNYVQFLKATAEPNKYECPVCSGQNLNIAQDGKFSCLDNQCENQKISSKLKKLKKEAIKEQKQQNIENRLGKDATEILFKDVPRISKAPQLLDFLRLKFADRITWNVRTQKICLDGKEIETSSLRVFFGDMFGIDASEDLWKACLLRIAEENEFDPVKDYLLKCQLNTQVRDIKNLASEFLGCNEPLYNEYLYRWLIGAVRRVFEPGSKFDNALVLYGNQGVGKTSFFEILGSGFFSNSMTGKLDKDDYMILAQSWVLEWGELDGFTSKTYHATIKHFLSKREDSYRVPYGKNLLKMPRRSVIVGTTNSDNFLSDPSGNRRFWIIPVRKQQIDLELLKGSVKSIWSSAVIDYQKGISDNLPKEFWKLQEEDNNYYEYEDPWENYIIECTKQTLQKEGEDFQGINSNEFFNFLNTNGMTVSKDKKNEMRLSDILKKLGFSKERVRKKGRQVRVYFPPENLKLEQNIERDNLSDLFAD is encoded by the coding sequence ATGTATTCATCATTTTATCATCCAAATAAAGAAAAAACTACTCGTAATCGTTTTATTATTTCCAACTACGTTCAATTTCTTAAAGCTACAGCAGAACCAAATAAATATGAGTGTCCCGTTTGTTCTGGACAAAATTTAAATATTGCTCAAGATGGAAAGTTTTCTTGTTTAGATAATCAATGTGAGAATCAAAAAATTTCCTCTAAATTAAAGAAATTAAAGAAGGAAGCTATAAAAGAACAAAAACAACAGAATATTGAAAATCGTCTAGGTAAAGATGCTACTGAAATTCTTTTTAAGGATGTTCCTCGAATTTCTAAAGCTCCTCAATTGTTAGATTTTCTTAGATTAAAATTTGCAGATAGGATTACTTGGAATGTCCGAACTCAAAAAATTTGTTTAGACGGAAAAGAAATAGAAACTTCTTCTCTTAGAGTTTTTTTTGGAGATATGTTTGGTATTGACGCTTCAGAAGATTTATGGAAAGCTTGTTTGTTGAGAATAGCAGAAGAAAATGAATTCGATCCTGTTAAAGATTATCTACTAAAATGTCAGTTAAATACTCAAGTAAGAGATATTAAAAATCTTGCTTCAGAGTTTTTGGGTTGTAATGAACCTCTTTATAATGAATATCTCTACAGATGGTTGATAGGAGCAGTTAGAAGGGTTTTTGAACCTGGTTCTAAGTTCGACAATGCTTTAGTTCTTTATGGAAATCAAGGTGTAGGAAAAACTAGCTTCTTTGAAATACTAGGATCAGGATTTTTTTCTAACTCAATGACAGGGAAATTAGATAAGGATGACTATATGATTCTTGCACAATCTTGGGTACTGGAATGGGGTGAGTTAGATGGTTTCACTAGCAAGACTTATCATGCGACAATCAAACATTTCCTTAGTAAGAGAGAGGATTCATATCGAGTCCCTTACGGTAAAAACCTTCTTAAAATGCCTAGAAGATCTGTAATTGTCGGGACTACAAATTCAGATAATTTTCTAAGTGATCCATCAGGAAACAGAAGATTTTGGATAATTCCTGTGAGAAAACAACAGATAGACTTAGAACTGTTGAAAGGTTCAGTAAAATCCATCTGGAGTTCTGCTGTAATTGATTATCAAAAGGGTATTTCTGATAACTTACCTAAAGAGTTCTGGAAATTACAAGAAGAGGATAACAATTATTATGAGTATGAAGATCCTTGGGAAAATTACATTATCGAATGTACAAAACAAACTTTGCAAAAAGAAGGAGAGGATTTTCAAGGCATTAATTCTAATGAATTTTTTAACTTCTTAAATACAAATGGTATGACGGTTTCCAAAGATAAAAAGAATGAAATGAGACTTTCAGATATTTTAAAAAAATTAGGTTTTTCTAAGGAGAGAGTTCGTAAAAAGGGACGGCAGGTTCGTGTATATTTTCCTCCTGAAAACCTAAAACTTGAACAAAATATTGAACGTGACAACCTCTCAGATCTTTTTGCTGATTAA
- a CDS encoding 2Fe-2S iron-sulfur cluster-binding protein codes for MSQFYKIRIDNRQTGEEITVSVPDDEYILHSLEARGYNLPFSCRNGACTTCAVRILSGEIEQPEAMGLSPELKKRGYALLCVSYARSDLELETQDEDEVYELQFGRYFARGKVRFGLPLEED; via the coding sequence ATGAGTCAGTTTTACAAAATTCGCATTGACAACCGCCAAACCGGAGAAGAGATCACCGTCTCAGTTCCCGATGATGAGTACATTTTACACAGTTTAGAAGCGCGAGGCTACAATCTGCCCTTTTCTTGCCGCAATGGAGCTTGTACCACTTGTGCAGTCAGAATTCTCTCAGGAGAAATCGAGCAACCCGAAGCGATGGGACTCTCACCCGAACTCAAAAAAAGAGGTTACGCCCTTTTATGCGTATCTTATGCTCGCTCCGACTTAGAACTCGAGACACAAGACGAAGATGAAGTCTATGAACTCCAATTTGGGCGCTACTTTGCTCGTGGAAAAGTTCGCTTTGGTTTACCCTTAGAGGAAGACTAA
- a CDS encoding inositol monophosphatase family protein: MNDEQLQRFLDIATECALAGGVILEQQWGKLNTIEEKGRPGDLVTDVDKTSETEILKVLKRHFPEHGILAEESGHLGEADNPYLWAIDPLDGTTNYAHGYPVACVSVGLLIENVPQVGVVYNPFRKELFRAAKGKGATLNRRPIQVSTTQQLSSSLLVTGFAYDRRETPDNNYREFCYLTHLTQGVRRSGSAALDLTDVACGRVDGYWERGIKAWDMTAGIVILEEAGGQVTAYDESPLVIESGRILATNGQIHNRLSKALHEASSWLPW; this comes from the coding sequence ATGAACGACGAACAACTGCAACGGTTTTTAGATATTGCCACAGAATGCGCTCTAGCCGGCGGTGTTATCTTAGAACAACAATGGGGTAAACTCAACACCATAGAAGAAAAAGGCCGCCCCGGGGATTTAGTCACCGATGTAGACAAAACCTCAGAAACAGAAATTCTCAAGGTTTTAAAGCGGCATTTCCCAGAGCATGGTATTTTAGCCGAAGAATCCGGACACTTAGGAGAGGCAGATAATCCCTATCTTTGGGCAATTGACCCTCTAGACGGAACCACCAATTATGCTCACGGATATCCTGTCGCTTGCGTTTCAGTGGGATTATTAATCGAAAATGTCCCCCAAGTGGGAGTCGTTTATAACCCCTTCAGAAAAGAACTATTTCGGGCGGCTAAAGGAAAAGGAGCCACTCTTAACCGTCGTCCCATTCAGGTATCAACTACACAGCAACTCAGTAGCAGTCTATTAGTCACCGGCTTCGCTTATGACCGCCGGGAAACCCCCGATAACAATTACCGAGAATTTTGTTACCTGACTCACCTAACCCAAGGCGTTCGTCGCAGTGGTTCAGCCGCCCTAGATTTAACCGATGTGGCCTGTGGTCGAGTCGATGGCTATTGGGAAAGAGGCATAAAAGCTTGGGATATGACAGCAGGAATAGTTATCCTAGAAGAAGCAGGAGGCCAAGTGACAGCTTATGATGAAAGTCCTTTAGTGATTGAATCAGGTCGAATATTGGCCACCAATGGTCAAATTCACAACCGCTTAAGCAAAGCCCTCCAC